In Populus nigra chromosome 1, ddPopNigr1.1, whole genome shotgun sequence, one genomic interval encodes:
- the LOC133704321 gene encoding PLASMODESMATA CALLOSE-BINDING PROTEIN 3-like: MAKVLSNKLFFVFFAIHILGSAVFLPAVVVEGTWCVARSDASTQALQTALDYACASGADCTPIQSSGLCFLPNTIQAHASYAFNSYFQRKAMAPGSCDFSGTASASKSDPSYGSCMYPSSLSTAGGTGTTTSTTPAANPNFLTPPSSGGTTGLNPGMTPLPDNSKASLGFMVTVTLLPLCLLLVFSFTFRPM; encoded by the exons ATGGCAAAAGTACTCTCTAACAAACTGTTCTTTGTCTTCTTTGCGATTCACATTCTTGGGAGTGCAGTCTTTTTGCCAGCGGTGGTGGTGGAAGGGACCTGGTGCGTGGCAAGGAGTGATGCAAGTACCCAAGCCTTGCAAACTGCACTTGACTATGCATGTGCTTCTGGTGCTGACTGTACTCCAATACAGTCTAGTGGGCTGTGTTTCTTGCCTAACACAATTCAGGCTCATGCTTCTTATGCATTCAATAGTTACTTTCAAAGGAAAGCCATGGCTCCTGGCTCTTGTGACTTCTCTGGCACTGCTAGTGCTTCAAAAAGCGATCCCA GTTATGGATCTTGTATGTATCCATCTTCTCTAAG CACTGCCGGAGGGACTGGTACCACTACAAGCACTACACCAGCCGCTAACCCCAACTTTCTAACACCGCCATCCAGTGGTGGCACCACCGGACTGAACCCTGGAATGACTCCACTGCCGGACAATTCTAAAGCTTCTTTAGGGTTTATGGTCACTGTAACCTTACTGCCTCTGTGCCTTTTGCTTGTTTTCTCCTTCACATTTCGGCCCATGTAG
- the LOC133690693 gene encoding ER lumen protein-retaining receptor-like produces MNIFRLVGDMTHLASVLVLLLKIHTIKSCAGISLKTQELYALVFATRYLDIFTHYVSFYNTVMKLIFLGSSFSIVWYIRRHKLVRRSYDKDHDTFRHLFLVLPCLILALLIHEKFTFREVTWTFSLYLEAVAILPQLVLLQRTRNIDNLTGQYVFLLGAYRALYILNWVYRYFTEPHYVHWITWISGTVQTLLYADFFYYYFQSWKNNARLELPA; encoded by the exons atgaatatattCAGATTAGTAGGGGACATGACCCATCTGGCTAGTGTCCTTGTTTTGCTCCTTAAGATCCACACCATCAAATCATGTGCTG GCATTTCTCTAAAGACTCAGGAACTCTATGCTCTTGTGTTTGCCACTCGCTACTTAGACATATTCACTCATTATGTCTCATTTTATAATACCGTGATGAAATTGATATTCCTGGGAAGCTCATTCTCTATTGTCTGGTATATTCGACGCCACAAGTTGGTTCGGAGATCTTATGACAAGGACCATGACACCTTTCGGCATTTATTTCTTGTGCTGCCCTGCCTAATTTTGGCCTTGCTAATACATGAAAAATTTACCTTTAGAGAG GTAACATGGACATTCTCCTTGTATCTGGAAGCGGTTGCCATACTTCCTCAACTAGTACTGTTGCAGAGGACAAGAAATATTGACAACCTGACAGGACAATATGTCTTTCTCCTAGG CGCATACAGAGCATTGTACATATTAAACTGGGTTTATCGCTACTTTACAGAGCCACACTATGTCCATTGGATAA CTTGGATATCAGGAACTGTTCAGACATTATTGTATGCTGActtcttctattattatttcCAGAG TTGGAAAAACAATGCGAGGCTTGAGTTACCAGCTTGA
- the LOC133674927 gene encoding ubiquitin carboxyl-terminal hydrolase 2-like: MGKRANKKKTRPLQKEKRVAGHSPKSVPQQTNLNVEDVDGVTVVKERKLCPHFDKGFDANKLSEKISSSDSFRCEDCREAVGDRKGAKGKGKQVKKKGSGSVDSKSESKAIWVCLECGHLACGGIGLPTTSQSHAVRHSKQNRHPLVFQWENPQLRWCFPCNTLIPAEKTGENGEKKDAVFEVVKMIKAQSSKESSADVEDVWFGRGSIISELNAEGTMTIDLEGRSGHVVRGLVNLGNTCFFNSVMQNLLAMNKLRDYFSSEEASFGPLSSSLKKLFTDLKAETGFRNVINPKSFFGSVCSKAPQFRGYQQQDSHELLHCLLDGLSTEELTVRKRRNASEEDGIPPKHGPTFVDSAFGGLISSTVCCVECGHSSTVHEPFLDLSLPVPTKKPPTKKVQLVSQAKKTKLPPKKGGKVLPKINRNTDSMPAQSVSKPSVQSDSPCQTQSAVPLTENTVASSDNIPAPGSTAPTTAVDVSGEVSQNLAAVIESDSKQAVETTMEQIAGSFDDFWMDYIGAETTSEHDFAKENNVLAAGQQFGDEVNIPNDDLTETCQASSIDGEPNKKPECSSVNPWEEEVPLQVQSSEVLLLPYKEEGFTDREIMKGESEAASSFVGCEQDEAEFDGIGDLFNEPEVSAAPVAGPSLGNEVALPSFIAGISSESDPDEVDDSDSPVSLESCLALFIKPELLSNDNAWECENCSNFLREQRLDAKNKQSKISPKASINGDETQIQSDSVSLDKNISCSTEVGSFEDGDAIPTNLCNSTPEVFVSGNGCSNKKFIHAEIVQTEMEPFISQSEERKYEMNVSHSSGCYESCNRETLSGPPVDSCSVDETSSTGYTMAKDEQTDCNFPGNCESDVNEDGDKTFKKLNVKRDATKRVLIDKAPPILTVHLKRFSQDARGRLSKLNGHVNFRDVLDLRPYMDPRCVDTQSYVYRLLGVVEHSGTMRGGHYIAYVRGDARGKGKADKEHGGSVWYYASDAHAQEVSLEEVLRCDAYLLFYEKISN, from the exons AAAGGAAGTGGTTCGGTTGATTCAAAGTCAGAGTCAAAAGCCATTTGGGTTTGTTTAGAATGTGGGCATTTAGCATGTGGAGGAATTGGTTTGCCAACAACTTCTCAGAGCCATGCAGTTCGTCATTCCAAGCAGAACCGTCATCCTTTGGTCTTCCAATGGGAAAACCCTCAACTTCGATGGTGCTTCCCGTGCAATACTCTAATTCCCGCTGAGAAAACAGGGGAAAATGGTGAGAAAAAAGATGCAGTGTTTGAGGTTGTAAAGATGATCAAGGCGCAATCGTCTAAAGAGTCATCGGCGGATGTTGAGGATGTGTGGTTTGGAAGAGGCAGTATTATTAGTGAACTTAATGCAGAAGGCACCATGACAATTGACTTAGAGGGAAGAAGTGGTCATGTGGTGAGAGGCTTGGTTAATCTTGGGAACACTTGCTTCTTTAATTCAGTCATGCAGAATCTTCTAGCTATGAACAAGTTGCGTGACTACTTCTCAAGTGAAGAGGCATCTTTTGGACCTTTATCAAGTTCTTTAAAGAAGCTATTCACTGATCTAAAAGCTGAGACTGGTTTTAGGAATGTAATCAATCCGAAATCCTTTTTTGGGTCAGTCTGTTCCAAGGCTCCCCAATTTAGGGGGTATCAGCAGCAAGATAGTCATGAATTGCTGCACTGCTTACTTGATGGGCTGTCTACTGAAGAGTTGACTGTTAGAAAGCGAAGAAATGCTTCCGAGGAAGATGGCATTCCTCCAAAACATGGTCCTACATTTGTGGATTCTGCTTTTGGGGGGCTGATTTCTAGCACTGTTTGTTGTGTAGAATGCGGGCACTCCTCAACCGTGCATGAGCCGTTTCTAGATCTCTCACTTCCAGTTCCAACTAAGAAACCTCCAACTAAAAAAGTCCAACTGGTCTCTCAAGCAAAGAAAACGAAGTTGCCTCCAAAGAAAGGGGGAAAGGTTCTGCCTAAGATTAACAGAAATACAGATTCAATGCCAGCTCAAAGTGTTTCAAAACCATCAGTCCAGAGTGATTCTCCATGCCAAACACAGTCAGCTGTGCCTCTCACAGAAAACACAGTAGCTTCTTCAGATAACATTCCAGCACCAGGTTCCACTGCCCCAACTACTGCGGTCGATGTAAGTGGCGAAGTTTCACAGAATTTGGCTGCTGTTATTGAATCTGATAGTAAGCAAGCTGTTGAGACTACAATGGAGCAAATAGCAGGTTCATTTGATGACTTCTGGATGGATTATATTGGAGCAGAAACTACATCAGAGCATGATTTTGCTAAAGAAAACAATGTTCTTGCAGCAGGTCAGCAATTTGGAGACGAAGTTAATATTCCCAATGATGACTTGACAGAGACTTGCCAGGCTTCTTCAATTGATGGGGAGCCAAATAAAAAACCAGAATGTTCTTCTGTCAATCCTTGGGAAGAGGAGGTTCCATTACAGGTTCAAAGCTCAGAAGTTCTTTTGCTTCCATACAAAGAAGAGGGCTTTACTGACAGGGAGATTATGAAAGGAGAATCTGAGGCTGCCTCATCTTTTGTGGGCTGCGAACAAGATGAAGCGGAATTTGATGGCATTGGTGACTTGTTCAATGAGCCTGAGGTTTCTGCAGCACCTGTTGCAGGGCCCTCATTAGGTAATGAGGTTGCTTTACCAAGTTTTATTGCAGGAATTAGCAGTGAGTCTGATCCGGATGAAGTTGATGATTCTGATTCTCCAGTGTCTTTAGAGAGTTGTTTGGCCCTTTTTATAAAGCCAGAACTTCTCTCAAATGATAATGCATGGGAATGTGAGAACTGTTCAAATTTCCTGCGAGAGCAAAGGTTGGATGCAAAGAACAAGCAATCTAAAATATCTCCAAAAGCTTCAATAAATGGAGATGAGACTCAAATACAAAGTGATTCAGTGAGTTTAGACAAGAACATCTCATGCTCCACGGAGGTCGGAAGCTTTGAGGATGGAGATGCGATCCCTACTAACCTTTGCAACTCCACACCTGAAGTCTTTGTTTCAGGTAATGGCTGCTCAAATAAGAAATTCATACATGCTGAAATTGTTCAGACAGAGATGGAACCATTTATTTCTCAAAGTGAAGAAAGGAAATATGAGATGAATGTATCGCATAGTTCTGGTTGCTATGAATCATGTAATCGAGAAACTTTGAGTGGTCCACCTGTTGATTCTTGTAGTGTTGATGAGACAAGCAGTACTGGATATACCATGGCTAAAGATGAGCAGACTGACTGCAACTTCCCTGGCAATTGTGAATCAGATGTAAATGAAGATGGggataaaacttttaaaaaactgaatGTAAAGAGGGATGCAACTAAGAGGGTCCTTATTGATAAAGCACCACCTATTCTAACGGTTCATTTGAAGAGGTTCAGTCAAGATGCTCGTGGTCGTTTAAGTAAATTGAATGGCCATGTTAACTTCCGAGATGTACTTGATCTTAGACCTTATATGGATCCCAG GTGTGTTGACACACAGAGTTACGTGTATAGACTGCTTGGGGTGGTGGAGCATTCAGGAACAATGAGGGGAGGTCACTACATTGCATATGTCAGGGGAGATGCGAGGGGCAAAGGCAAGGCTGACAAAGAACATGGGGGTTCTGTGTGGTATTACGCCAGTGACGCCCATGCGCAAGAGGTTTCTCTGGAAGAAGTTCTTCGTTGCGAtgcttatttattattttatgagaaaatatcaaattga